A window from Fragaria vesca subsp. vesca linkage group LG5, FraVesHawaii_1.0, whole genome shotgun sequence encodes these proteins:
- the LOC101308179 gene encoding inactive poly [ADP-ribose] polymerase RCD1-like, producing the protein MASHDRTLSPNNLAVTVRVPSPTPRNHLDGGDGDGDGVSAWCSSRSTRTELAANFKRSVAPARVMFYENGSWTNFPGRVVELLRSGFFERKAVLHLEIEGSTYLFDFTRMLQIDSGTGSQRSIAWIDDNGKCFFPKKFVSDELCGGGSDSPKIEIEIRVDVSGRNSGKRKRDDEAEDEHEVTSYKRQSQPQPKSQGSSESWPNVKLLREGERAFTAVSNFFLKGMKRIDHTATISAIRQCVRSGPLDKARLEVFQKQIELTKAARGSANVVHAWYCGSSRDIQGILAHGFGLPSKVAGSHGVGLYLSHLSLPFSTGLIQPDDNGEKHVLLCRVILGNVEKVEAGSQQCYPSSMEFDTGVDDTRTPTRYVVWSTNMNRHVLPECVVSYKPSGHVPGSLPKKYHLAELISRVRNSLPPCKVQQLSNLVNGLKAGKLARNDFCRQFRLVVGEQLLRSAIPEMCGSEQDGLSSCQSCVCGY; encoded by the exons ATGGCCTCCCACGACCGAACCCTCAGCCCCAACAATTTGGCCGTCACCGTTAGGGTTCCGTCCCCGACGCCGCGGAACCACCTCGACGGCGGTGACGGCGACGGCGACGGCGTCTCTGCTTGGTGCTCTTCGCGGAGTACCCGGACCGAGCTGGCCGCCAATTTCAAGCGGAGCGTGGCGCCGGCGCGGGTCATGTTCTATGAAAACGGGTCGTGGACCAACTTCCCGGGTCGGGTCGTGGAGTTGCTCCGGTCGGGCTTCTTTGAGCGCAAGGCGGTGCTCCACCTCGAAATCGAAGGGTCAACGTACCTGTTTGACTTCACGCGCATGCTCCAGATTGACTCCGGCACCGGTAGCCAGCGATCGATCGCGTGGATTGACGACAACGGGAAATGCTTCTTCCCGAAGAAGTTCGTCAGCGACGAGCTCTGCGGCGGCGGGTCGGATAGTCCGAAGATTGAAATTGAGATCCGGGTCGACGTCTCGGGTCGGAATTCGGGTAAGAGAAAAAGAGACGATGAGGCTGAGGATGAGCACGAAGTGACGTCATATAAGCGCCAGTCTCAGCCTCAGCCAAAGTCTCAGGGCTCGTCGGAAAGTTGGCCGAATGTGAAGTTGTTGAGAGAAGGAGAGAGAGCTTTTACGGCGGTGAGCAATTTCTTTCTGAAAGGGATGAAGAGAATTGATCATACGGCTACGATCAGTGCGATTCGTCAGTGCGTTCGCTCTGGGCCGTTGGATAAGGCTCGGCTTGAGGTGTTTCAGAAGCAAATTGAGCTCACCAAGGCGGCTCGGGGCTCGGCGAATGTGGTCCACGCTTGGTATTGTGGGTCGTCTAGAGATATACAGGGGATTTTGGCTCATGGGTTTGGCTTGCCCAGCAAGGTTGCTGGGTCTCATGGTGTTGGTCTATACCTCTCTCATTTATCTTTACCTTTTAG TACTGGGCTGATACAGCCCGATGATAATGGCGAAAAACATGTTCTTTTGTGCCGAGTTATATTAGGCAATGTGGAGAAAGTTGAGGCAGGGTCTCAGCAATGCTACCCTTCGAGTATGGAGTTTGATACTGGTGTGGATGATACTAGGACTCCTACACGGTATGTGGTGTGGTCTACTAATATGAATAGGCACGTTCTTCCTGAGTGTGTTGTGAGCTACAAACCTTCTGGTCATGTGCCTG GTTCTCTGCCTAAGAAGTACCATCTTGCGGAGTTGATTTCGAGGGTTAGGAATTCCTTACCCCCTTGTAAGGTTCAGCAATTGTCCAACCTGGTCAATGGTTTAAAG GCTGGTAAATTAGCAAGAAACGATTTCTGCAGACAGTTTCGATTAGTTGTTGGGGAGCAGTTGCTGCGTTCTGCAATTCCTGAGATGTGTGGCTCGGAACAAG ATGGCCTGTCCTCTTGTCAGTCTTGTGTATGCGGCTATTGA
- the LOC101291836 gene encoding uncharacterized protein LOC101291836, which translates to MSIPPNIEDDHSPLPGWMVESLKAVKYIDSDHFSVPEGKRAVELVAGKESAIAQIVRTIHGKTYMLTFSVGDASNSCEGSMIVEAFAGRDTIKVPYESKGKGGFKRAVLKFRAVGPRTRRSRKQCSTNFRCKSNDEDREL; encoded by the coding sequence ATGAGCATCCCACCCAACATTGAAGATGATCACTCTCCTCTACCAGGATGGATGGTGGAGTCTCTCAAAGCCGTGAAGTACATAGACTCGGACCATTTCTCCGTCCCTGAAGGCAAACGGGCGGTGGAACTTGTAGCCGGAAAAGAAAGCGCAATTGCACAAATTGTTCGCACCATCCACGGCAAGACCTACATGCTAACATTCTCTGTCGGAGATGCAAGCAACTCATGTGAAGGTTCCATGATTGTGGAGGCATTTGCAGGCAGGGACACGATCAAAGTTCCTTACGAGTCCAAAGGCAAAGGCGGGTTCAAGCGAGCCGTGCTCAAGTTTAGGGCGGTTGGTCCTCGAACTCGCAGGTCAAGAAAACAATGCTCAACCAATTTTAGATGTAAATCTAATGATGAAGATCGAGAGTTATGA
- the LOC101308465 gene encoding inositol-tetrakisphosphate 1-kinase 2-like has translation MREEMRGQLVYGEKREEEEVEVEQPQRCRIVNKRFVVVGYALTSKKTKSFLQPKLEGLARNKGISFVAIDLSRPLSDQGPFDIVLHKLSGREWRQILEDYRKTHPEVTVLDPPDAIQPLHNRQSMLQAVADMDLSDSYGKVGVPRQLVIKRDASSIPDAVRDSGLKLPLVAKPLVNDGSVKSHQLSLAYDRYSLQKLEPPLVLQEFVNHGGVLFKVYIVGEAIKVVRRFSLPDVSKRELSETAGVYRFPRVSCAAASADDADLDPSIAELPPRPLLERLAKELRRRLGLRLFNLDMIREHGTRDRFYVIDINYFPGYGKMPEYEHIFTDFLLSLAEAKYKKRSG, from the exons ATGAGGGAGGAAATGAGGGGCCAATTGGTTTACGGTGAGAAAAGAGAGGAGGAGGAGGTGGAGGTGGAGCAGCCGCAACGGTGTCGTATTGTTAACAAGAGGTTTGTGGTGGTGGGTTATGCTCTTACGTCTAAGAAGACCAAGAGCTTCTTGCAGCCCAAGCTCGAAGGTTTAGCTAG AAACAAGGGGATATCGTTTGTTGCTATTGATCTTAGCAGGCCTCTTTCCGATCAAGGACCTTTTGACATTGTCTTGCATAAG CTTTCAGGAAGAGAGTGGCGCCAGATTCTTGAG GACTATAGGAAAACACATCCAGAAGTTACTGTTCTTGATCCTCCTGATGCTATACAACCTTTACACAATCGTCAGTCCATGCTCCAGGCTGTTGCTGATATGGACTTGTCTGATTCCTATG GCAAAGTTGGTGTTCCCAGACAATTGGTTATCAAGAGGGATGCATCATCCATCCCTGACGCTGTTAGAGATAGTGGGCTGAAACTTCCTCTTG TTGCTAAGCCATTGGTGAATGATGGAAGCGTAAAATCCCATCAACTATCACTTGCCTATGATCGATACTCCCTCCAAAAGCTTGAACCTCCCCTTGTTCTTCAGGAATTCGTAAACCATG GAGGAGTTCTTTTTAAAGTATATATCGTTGGTGAAGCCATAAAAGTGGTCAGACGTTTTTCTTTACCCGATGTCAGTAAAAGAGAGCTGTCTGAAACTGCGGGTGTATATCGTTTTCCACGGGTTTCATGTGCTGCAGCTTCAGCAGATGATGCAGATCTGGACCCTAGTATTGCTG AACTTCCTCCACGGCCATTACTAGAGAGGCTTGCCAAGGAACTTCGTCGTCGGCTG GGTCTGCGGTTATTCAACTTGGACATGATTCGAGAACATGGAACCAGAGATCGGTTTTATGTCATTGACATTAACTACTTCCCTG GGTATGGGAAAATGCCGGAGTATGAGCACATATTTACGGATTTCCTATTGAGCCTGGCAGAGGCCAAGTACAAAAAGAGATCTGGCTGA